A genomic segment from Aegilops tauschii subsp. strangulata cultivar AL8/78 chromosome 1, Aet v6.0, whole genome shotgun sequence encodes:
- the LOC109748223 gene encoding disease resistance protein RPM1, with translation MAEAILLAVSKIGAVILNQAVTDVVQKLSKIEALKELPTKVKRINVELTTMNNIILDLGTAHLSNNVIKGWIGNVRDLAYRVEDVIDKYSYEALKLKDEGFLQRYIFGGSRHIKVFSKIAEEIEDIEKDIMQIKELPKYWRDTVQPTNNDHAKIDKTRSGSCFPGLFSDEDLVGIDENRSKLTEWLSTDDKESSVITVSGMGGLGKTTLVKNVYDREKVNFPDTHAWIVVSQAYDVVDLLGSLLTKLRLTQGTQSPLSMDAKANVYDLTEAIRKTLQDRKCLIVLDDVWDKDAYTQMCNAFQGLQGSRVMITTRKEDVAALASPRRRLVLQPLGSAESFKLFCSRAFHNSPNCECLPELVTVAVDVVKKCHGLPLAIISAGSLLSTKQPTEYVWNQMFKQLRDEFKGDNNVQAILNLSYHDLSGDLRNCFLYSSLFPEDYAMSRESLVRLWVAEGFVMRKGNNTPEEVAEGNLMELIGRNMLEVVEWDELFRVSKCKMHDIVRDLALAVAKEERFGSASDSGEMVRMDKEVRRFSTSSGWTDSNTDARVEFPRLRTIMSLAASSSSTNMLSSVFSGSNYLTVLELQDSAIVEVPASIGNLFNLRYIGLRRTNVQSLPDTIEKLLNLETLDIKQTRVEKIPPGIVKIEKLRHLLADRFADEKQTEFRYFVGVEAPHMISNFQELQTLETVHASKDLSLELKKMRKLQTVWVDNINASNCDDLFKTLSDMPLLSSLLLSAYDENEKLSFLSLVPISKKLHRLIVRGGWADGTLKCPIFQGHGRNLKYLALSWCNLGKEDPLQLLASHLPALTYLSLNRVSSAAILVLSAGSFSKLKTLVLKCMPNVKQLDIEEGAIPHIDGIYIVSLVELNMVPRGIESLGTLKKLWMLGLHKDFKAQWNLNQMHNKMKHVPELRS, from the coding sequence ATGGCGGAGGCGATACTCCTTGCTGTGTCGAAGATTGGGGCAGTCATTCTGAATCAAGCAGTCACGGATGTGGTACAGAAGCTATCGAAGATTGAAGCTCTAAAGGAATTGCCAACAAAAGTCAAAAGAATCAATGTAGAACTAACGACCATGAATAATATAATTCTTGATTTGGGCACAGCACATCTCAGTAACAATGTCATCAAGGGTTGGATTGGAAATGTAAGAGATCTGGCTTACCGTGTTGAGGATGTAATTGATAAGTACTCATATGAGGCTCTTAAGCTCAAGGACGAAGGCTTCCTGCAACGGTACATCTTCGGAGGTTCACGCCATATAAAGGTCTTCAGTAAAATTGCCGAGGAAATTGAGGATATAGAGAAGGATATCATGCAGATCAAAGAGTTGCCTAAATATTGGAGGGACACAGTGCAACCCACAAACAATGATCATGCAAAGATTGATAAGACGCGGTCTGGTAGCTGCTTTCCAGGACTCTTTAGTGATGAGGATCTTGTGGGAATTGATGAAAATAGGAGCAAGTTGACTGAATGGTTGAGCACTGATGATAAAGAAAGCTCGGTGATAACAGTTTCTGGTATGGGAGGCTTGGGGAAAACAACCCTTGTGAAGAATGTGTATGATAGGGAAAAAGTCAACTTCCCTGATACTCATGCTTGGATTGTGGTGTCACAGGCATATGATGTAGTTGATTTGCTGGGGTCATTGCTCACCAAGCTACGGCTCACACAAGGGACACAATCTCCTCTTAGCATGGATGCCAAAGCTAATGTTTATGACTTAACAGAGGCAATAAGGAAGACACTACAAGACAGGAAGTGTTTAATCGTGCTTGATGATGTGTGGGACAAAGATGCATATACACAGATGTGCAATGCTTTCCAGGGTCTCCAAGGAAGTCGTGTTATGATCACAACACGGAAGGAAGATGTTGCCGCTCTTGCTTCACCTAGGCGTCGCCTGGTACTCCAACCATTGGGTAGTGCCGAGTCATTTAAGCTATTTTGCTCAAGGGCTTTCCACAACAGCCCAAACTGTGAGTGCCTGCCAGAGCTCGTGACAGTGGCTGTTGATGTTGTTAAGAAGTGTCATGGCCTGCCATTGGCTATTATATCTGCTGGCAGCCTATTGTCCACGAAGCAACCAACAGAGTATGTATGGAATCAGATGTTCAAACAACTTCGGGACGAGTTTAAAGGGGATAACAATGTCCAAGCTATACTTAATCTGAGCTACCATGACTTGTCAGGTGATCTCAGGAACTGCTTCCTGTACAGCAGCTTGTTCCCTGAAGATTATGCAATGTCACGGGAGAGCCTTGTGCGGTTGTGGGTTGCTGAAGGATTCGTGATGAGGAAAGGAAACAACACGCCAGAAGAAGTGGCTGAGGGAAATCTGATGGAACTCATCGGCCGGAATATGTTGGAAGTTGTGGAGTGGGATGAGCTCTTCAGGGTTAGTAAATGTAAGATGCATGACATTGTCCGTGACCTTGCTCTTGCTGTGGCTAAAGAGGAGAGGTTTGGCTCTGCGAGTGATTCAGGCGAAATGGTTCGCATGGATAAAGAAGTTCGTCGATTCTCGACATCAAGTGGTTGGACTGACAGTAACACAGATGCAAGAGTGGAATTTCCACGGCTGCGCACCATCATGTCCCTTGCGGCATCTTCGTCCTCTACCAACATGCTTTCCTCGGTTTTCTCTGGATCCAACTACCTTACTGTTCTCGAGCTTCAAGACTCTGCAATAGTCGAAGTGCCAGCATCCATAGGAAATCTGTTCAATCTCCGCTACATCGGTTTGAGGCGTACCAATGTCCAATCACTGCCAGACACCATAGAGAAACTCTTAAACCTAGAGACATTGGACATCAAGCAAACAAGAGTAGAAAAGATCCCGCCAGGAATTGTAAAGATTGAGAAGCTGCGACATCTCTTAGCAGACAGGTTTGCTGATGAGAAGCAAACCGAATTCCGATACTTTGTCGGGGTTGAAGCGCCTCATATGATTTCCAACTTTCAAGAACTGCAAACTCTTGAGACCGTCCATGCCAGCAAAGACTTGTCCCTGgagttgaagaaaatgaggaagctGCAAACTGTTTGGGTTGATAACATTAATGCATCTAACTGTGACGACCTTTTCAAAACCCTCTCAGATATGCCCCTTCTTTCTAGCTTACTTCTCTCTGCATATGATGAGAACGAGAAACTTTCTTTCCTATCACTAGTGCCAATTTCCAAGAAGCTCCACAGACTAATCGTCAGAGGTGGCTGGGCTGATGGGACACTCAAGTGCCCAATATTTCAGGGCCATGGGAGGAATCTCAAGTACTTGGCTCTAAGTTGGTGTAATCTTGGGAAAGAAGATCCGCTGCAGTTGTTGGCATCTCATCTGCCAGCTCTAACTTATCTCAGTCTTAACAGGGTGAGTAGTGCAGCAATATTGGTCCTTTCTGCCGGGTCCTTTTCTAAGCTGAAGACACTCGTCTTGAAGTGCATGCCTAATGTCAAGCAACTGGATATTGAAGAGGGTGCCATTCCACACATTGATGGGATCTACATCGTGTCACTCGTGGAGCTGAATATGGTCCCTCGTGGCATTGAATCCCTTGGGACCCTCAAGAAGCTCTGGATGCTGGGACTGCACAAGGACTTCAAGGCCCAGTGGAATCTGAACCAGATGCACAACAAGATGAAGCATGTTCCAGAGCTCCGTTCCTAG